The Topomyia yanbarensis strain Yona2022 unplaced genomic scaffold, ASM3024719v1 HiC_scaffold_517, whole genome shotgun sequence genome contains a region encoding:
- the LOC131695762 gene encoding uncharacterized protein LOC131695762, which produces MWNSIVLLLVLGSTIGLSHGRRCGVVCRVKDPSIVQSSKVLSNCLYEVYPVEVTQDITNLIDGTGYNNKLFSLYGGASSCSYFGNLIRTQSGRQTLVDTIKDQLQKSGFRGLDLQCDPGHPQVSQQDYAEFLQILRDQLGGRFIISVSIQSTNIETCLVNTMNTVVDLVNVALDASQFSLVQAFISLGLSQSKIVLDIPLPVVLNCPLDTGTNNLFSVIQTAVNVIEVKNLIGAAIQLDRDDVAGICGKGVFPLFNKLFTELKTYCGCPGGFVGGTCGRCNFSGYVRDTRDCSRFYTCNNGQSNQMQCPQGMSFDICSSTCQPFIQVNCNQTTCTLIGAIEGGKNVPIPIPFPFPFPGSCGGNNGGNNGGNNSNNNGGNNGGNNINTTNIILVNNQTSELLKLLNSTGLEQTVGVLNDALKDVYPPLKDVVDPVNNLLSGLLVGNKAMNDTMGKMDEMQKKLGLVESLLDVVVKLLKNLLGLDLGGLLGGGGGGGGGGLLGGLTGGGGGLPSVPGLLAWAAWMLSVAVFCQSNQLICRIDSPAIIRDCSVLKECLYRVYPAEALKNTGDLGWIKGCDGLNNLFSMYSGVNGCKYFGNLISTSQGRDAFVTIVQRQLIKSSFRGLDLRCDPTIYGVDQIAYNGCLRLLRKQLGYGYLLIVKIENPDLDPVLIDTLNTEVDLVSCSLQNSNLLQGSDIVRDLISQGCDPQKIIIDAPFPNVVTCPLNVDQLLSTADTVRNLNLFGVIAQLDRDDVANKCGNGTFPLLKKLSVFLTGNDWCEFDGFKPDPRDRSRFYSCYEGVLSLHQCPQGQLFDPMNSTCIAFVRMNCNGTSCSILGPVSITNDTNYVPIFIPIPKTCPTKNVNNTIILIQNQMSELLKLLNLTGLDQTIGVVNNALGGVYPTVHGLLDVVNGLLGPLLGGNKAP; this is translated from the exons ATGTGGAATAGTATAGTGTTGTTGCTGGTGTTGGGGTCCACCATCGGACTGAGCCACGGTAGAAGATGTGGTGTAGTGTGCAGAGTGAAGGATCCTTCGATTGTGCAGAGCTCGAAAGTACTCAGTAACTGTTTGTATGAAGTGTACCCAGTGGAGGTGACCCAGGATATCACCAATCTAATCGATGGGACCGGTTATAACAATAAACTGTTTTCACTGTACGGTGGAGCGAGTTCGTGCAGTTACTTTGGTAATCTGATACGAACTCAAAGTGGCCGCCAGACGCTGGTGGATACGATTAAAGATCAGCTGCAGAAGAGTGGCTTCCGCGGGTTGGATCTGCAGTGTGACCCAGGGCATCCACAAGTTTCTCAA CAAGACTATGCGGAGTTCCTGCAGATTTTACGAGATCAATTGGGTGGGAGATTCATCATCTCCGTTAGTATACAGAGCACTAACATTGAAACATGCCTGGTGAACACAATGAACACAGTAGTCGATCTGGTGAATGTAGCTCTGGATGCTTCTCAGTTCTCTTTAGTACAAGCATTCATCTCACTTGGCTTGAGTCAATCAAAAATTGTGCTTGATATCCCATTGCCAGTTGTGTTG AACTGCCCGCTGGACACTGGAACCAATAATCTGTTTTCGGTGATTCAAACGGCTGTAAACGTGATCGAGGTAAAAAACCTCATCGGTGCAGCAATTCAGCTGGATCGGGATGACGTGGCAGGAATTTGTGGAAAAGGTGTATTCCCGTTGTTCAACAAGTTGTTTACTGAGCTAAAGACTTACTGCGGGTGCCCTGGTGGTTTTGTTGGAGGTACTTGTGGTCGTTGCAATTTCAGCGGTTATGTTCGTGATACACGTGACTGTTCCCGTTTTTACACCTGCAACAATGGACA GTCAAACCAAATGCAGTGCCCTCAGGGAATGTCGttcgatatttgcagcagcacTTGCCAACCGTTCATCCAGGTGAACTGTAACCAGACTACATGTACCTTGATCGGGGCTATCGAGGGAGGTAAAAATGTTCCAATTCCTATTCCTTTCCCGTTTCCGTTCCCGGGTAGCTGCGGAGGAAATAATGGCGGCAACAATGGTGGcaataatagtaataataatGGCGGCAACAATGGAGGAAATAATATAAACACGACGAACATCATACTGGTTAACAATCAAACGTCCGAACTGTTGAAACTGCTGAACAGCACCGGTTTAGAGCAAACTGTTGGCGTTTTGAACGATGCCCTTAAGGATGTCTATCCCCCGTTGAAGGACGTCGTTGATCCGGTTAATAATTTACTATCAGGTCTACTGGTGGGCAATAAGGCCATGAATGATACCATGGGAAAAATGGACGAAATGCAGAAAAAGTTAGGTCTTGTGGAAAGTCTGCTGGATGTAGTTGTAAAGTtgctgaaaaatttacttggtttgGATCTGGGTGGATTACTGGGAGGTGGTGGTGGCGGTGGCGGTGGTGGACTACTCGGTGGTCTGACAGGTGGTGGCGGTGGACTTCCAAGTGTTCCTGGA CTCCTAGCCTGGGCTGCTTGGATGCTATCGGTTGCTGTGTTCTGTCAGTCGAACCAATTGATTTGTCGAATCGATAGCCCAGCGATAATTCGTGACTGCAGTGTACTGAAAGAGTGTTTGTATCGTGTTTATCCTGCGGAAGCGTTGAAAAATACAGGAGATCTTGGATGGATAAAAGGCTGCGATGGGTTGAACAATTTATTCTCCATGTATAGTGGCGTGAATGGTTGtaaatattttggaaatttgatCAGTACCAGCCAAGGACGGGATGCATTTGTGACCATCGTTCAACGGCAACTGATCAAAAGTTCCTTCCGAGGGTTGGATTTGAGATGTGATCCTACAATATACGGAGTCGATCAG ATAGCTTACAACGGTTGTCTGCGTTTACTGCGCAAACAACTCGGCTACGGATATCTACTGATCGTGAAGATTGAAAATCCTGATCTGGACCCGGTGCTAATAGACACACTTAATACCGAGGTTGATCTTGTAAGTTGCTCCCTGCAGAACTCGAACCTACTTCAGGGATCAGATATCGTGCGAGATTTGATTTCCCAGGGCTGTGATCCACAAAAGATTATCATTGATGCACCGTTCCCCAACGTAGTC ACCTGTCCTTTGAATGTCGACCAACTTCTCAGTACGGCGGACACAGTGagaaatttgaatttattcGGTGTCATCGCACAACTAGATCGCGACGACGTTGCTAACAAATGTGGAAATGGGACGTTTCCACTGCTGAAAAAGCTGTCGGTTTTTCTCACAGGAAATGATTGGTGTGAATTTGATGGTTTCAAACCAGATCCGAGAGATCGTTCTAGATTTTACAGTTGCTATGAGGGAGT TCTTAGCCTTCATCAGTGTCCACAGGGTCAACTGTTCGACCCGATGAACAGCACGTGTATTGCATTCGTGCGGATGAATTGCAACGGAACAAGCTGTTCAATTCTAGGCCCAGTTAGTATCACAAACGATACGAACTATGTTCCGATTTTCATCCCCATACCGAAAACGTGCCCTACAAAGAACGTGAACAATACCATCATTTTGATTCAAAATCAAATGTCCGAACTGTTGAAGCTGTTGAATTTAACCGGACTGGATCAGACCATCGGCGTGGTTAATAATGCCCTCGGGGGTGTCTATCCGACAGTGCACGGGTTACTAGATGTGGTCAATGGTTTATTAGGACCACTGTTAGGTGGAAATAAGGCACCGTAA